The Clostridia bacterium genome window below encodes:
- the folE gene encoding GTP cyclohydrolase I FolE, with translation MQLESIAKAVKMIIEAIGEDPNREGLRQTPERVARMCQEIFSGMEEDPKQYLEVHFNEHHQEMILVKDIPIYSMCEHHFLPFYGKAHVAYIPRNGRVTGLSKLARVVESYCKRPQMQERLTSQIADTIMEVLKPLGVMVVIEAEHMCMTMRGIKKPGSMTITSAVRGAFKTSEATRAEAFSLIKGGNQ, from the coding sequence ATGCAGTTAGAGTCCATCGCCAAAGCAGTTAAAATGATAATAGAAGCTATTGGGGAAGATCCCAATCGAGAGGGGTTACGCCAGACCCCAGAACGAGTTGCTCGCATGTGCCAGGAAATATTCTCGGGAATGGAAGAAGATCCTAAGCAGTACCTTGAGGTTCACTTCAATGAGCATCATCAGGAAATGATCTTAGTCAAAGATATTCCCATTTACTCTATGTGCGAGCACCATTTTCTGCCATTCTATGGGAAGGCTCATGTAGCCTATATCCCTAGGAACGGAAGGGTAACGGGTCTTTCCAAGCTAGCTCGCGTAGTTGAGAGTTATTGCAAGCGGCCTCAAATGCAGGAGAGATTGACCAGCCAGATTGCTGATACCATCATGGAGGTGCTTAAGCCTCTAGGAGTCATGGTAGTGATTGAAGCAGAGCACATGTGCATGACTATGCGCGGTATTAAGAAGCCTGGATCTATGACCATTACCTCAGCTGTAAGGGGGGCTTTTAAAACCAGTGAAGCAACTAGGGCGGAGGCATTTTCGCTAATCAAGGGCGGGAATCAATAG